One Schistocerca cancellata isolate TAMUIC-IGC-003103 chromosome 1, iqSchCanc2.1, whole genome shotgun sequence genomic region harbors:
- the LOC126162647 gene encoding lipid storage droplets surface-binding protein 2-like, protein MAEAQNMSVAPRLECVDRVRTLPVVEMALNQSADMYNRVKGSNSVINWTLSTAEATVNKAMEHAAPLAKKLEQPIQMVDGTLCKGLSLVEERLPIIKEQPQQIYETTKNYVAATLRPTCSKVSTVKDAGVQKAKSLKELSWNKANELLSTKYGLAAVTTVDSTAAVAEKYLDYYFPPGEDEKQAVPVSSKEDKVAHTVSTVGRLSSKLAQRVYSTLVKQVQNLNRENVQEYIASLIAVVQLTNYINAYLKPAEVKSEQEKPESQDVSS, encoded by the exons ATGGCCGAAGCGCAGAATATGTCTGTAGCACCGAGACTGGAATGCGTCGACAGAGTTAGGACGCTCCCTGTTGTTGAAATGGCGTTGAATCAATCTGCTGATATGTATAACAGGGTTAAAGGATCTAATAGTGTCATTAACTGGACATTATCTACTGCTGAAGCAACAGTGAATAAGGCAATGGAACATGCTGCTCCATTGGCGAAGAAACTGGAACAACCCATTCAAATGGTTGATGGAACGCTATGCAAAGGACTTTCGCTGGTGGAAGAAAGATTACCAATTATCAAAGAACAGCCGCAACAG ATATATGAAACAACAAAGAACTATGTTGCTGCAACTTTACGGCCAACCTGCAGCAAAGTGTCAACAGTGAAGGATGCTGGTGTGCAGAAAGCAAAGAGCCTGAAAGAGCTCAGCTGGAACAAGGCAAATGAGTTGTTGAGCACAAAGTATGGCCTTGCTGCTGTCACAACTGTTGACAGCACTGCAGCAGTAGCGGAAAAATACTTGGACTACTATTTCCCACCTGGTGAAGATGAGAAGCAAGCAG TTCCAGTTTCCTCTAAAGAAGACAAGGTTGCTCATACTGTTAGTACAGTGGGCCGTTTATCCAGTAAACTTGCACAACGTGTATACAGTACACTTGTAAAACAAGTTCAGAATctgaacagagaaaatgtacaAGAGTATATAGCTTCATTGATAGCTGTTGTACAACTTACAAATTATATAAATGCATATCTTAAACCAGCTGAAGTAAAATCGGAACAAGAGAAACCAGAGAGCCAAGATGTTTCTTCATGA